One stretch of Trueperaceae bacterium DNA includes these proteins:
- a CDS encoding S8 family serine peptidase, which yields MKPHRTNSGARPRGRPQALAALSALLLVLLVSCSSLSDRPGSLASADEPAYLLTVQLQDGDDQAEILSLYGGEIEVWVDGRFAVLGYSSAEAQTGPGEFALLGTSGLEPNHEFRAEPNAIGMQGTSTLWAGGTSTLWAGGTSRIWAGGTSYLWAGGTSYLWAGGHFAWMPENTEVWKQIRLDEAHRMVASTLGAGVRVAVIDTGVDVDHPALKEAVGQGYDFVDDDFDPDEEGNAGDAGYGHGTNVAGIVRQIAPRATILPYRVLSPEGSGTANLLAAAISRAVEHGADIINLSLGGAEPDRAVVESLLLAAQEGVFVFASSGDSGNREVTFPASAAPLSDHLVSLTSVDKQDHKSEFAPFHEFLIELSSPGESIFGPAPDMKAAAWSGTSMSAPMAAGALALALSAAGGPAELKMRGSDLTDVLLASSHDIDGLNPEYAGMLGDGRLDVASFLSRVLSPGKAPDRSNDREVPGNGHGQGQSSDGGDADGAAGHGRGAKPERAADGSDHPGRGRGKVR from the coding sequence ATGAAGCCTCATCGCACAAACTCTGGAGCAAGGCCGAGAGGGCGCCCGCAGGCCCTGGCAGCGCTGTCGGCACTGCTGCTCGTGCTGCTTGTGAGTTGCAGCAGCCTGAGCGACCGCCCCGGCAGCCTGGCATCTGCGGACGAGCCCGCCTATCTGTTGACGGTCCAGCTCCAGGATGGAGATGACCAGGCCGAGATCCTGAGCCTCTACGGCGGAGAGATCGAAGTCTGGGTGGACGGCCGGTTCGCGGTGCTGGGCTACAGCAGTGCCGAGGCTCAGACCGGCCCCGGGGAGTTCGCGCTCCTCGGCACCTCGGGCCTCGAGCCGAACCACGAGTTCAGGGCCGAGCCCAACGCGATAGGCATGCAAGGTACGTCTACGCTCTGGGCGGGCGGTACCTCTACCCTATGGGCCGGAGGCACCTCACGGATCTGGGCCGGCGGCACGTCCTATCTGTGGGCCGGCGGCACCTCCTACCTCTGGGCGGGGGGACACTTCGCCTGGATGCCCGAGAACACCGAGGTCTGGAAGCAGATCCGCCTCGACGAGGCGCACAGGATGGTAGCCAGCACGCTGGGCGCGGGGGTTCGAGTCGCGGTGATCGACACCGGCGTCGACGTCGACCATCCGGCCCTGAAGGAAGCAGTGGGCCAGGGTTACGACTTCGTCGACGACGACTTCGATCCCGACGAGGAAGGCAACGCGGGCGACGCGGGTTACGGCCACGGAACGAACGTCGCCGGCATCGTGCGACAGATCGCGCCCAGGGCCACCATACTTCCGTACCGGGTGCTGAGCCCCGAAGGCAGCGGCACTGCCAATCTGCTTGCCGCAGCGATCTCGCGGGCCGTCGAACACGGCGCCGACATCATCAATCTCTCCCTCGGGGGAGCGGAGCCGGACCGGGCAGTTGTTGAATCCCTCCTACTGGCTGCCCAGGAGGGCGTCTTCGTCTTCGCTTCGAGCGGCGACAGCGGGAACCGGGAGGTTACCTTCCCGGCCAGCGCCGCGCCACTGAGCGACCACCTGGTTAGCCTCACCAGCGTCGACAAGCAGGATCACAAGTCTGAGTTCGCGCCTTTCCACGAGTTCCTGATCGAACTGTCGTCGCCCGGCGAGTCGATCTTCGGACCGGCCCCGGACATGAAGGCCGCTGCCTGGAGCGGTACCTCGATGTCGGCCCCGATGGCGGCCGGCGCTCTGGCTCTTGCCCTGAGCGCTGCCGGCGGCCCGGCCGAGCTGAAGATGCGCGGGTCCGATCTTACCGACGTGCTGCTGGCCAGTTCCCACGATATCGATGGCCTCAATCCCGAGTACGCAGGGATGCTGGGGGATGGTCGACTCGACGTGGCCAGTTTCCTCTCGCGGGTCCTCTCACCCGGGAAAGCTCCCGATAGATCCAACGATCGCGAGGTACCCGGGAACGGTCACGGCCAGGGCCAGTCCTCTGACGGGGGCGACGCAGACGGGGCTGCCGGCCACGGCCGGGGCGCCAAGCCCGAGCGGGCCGCCGACGGCAGCGATCACCCTGGGCGTGGACGCGGGAAGGTGCGTTGA
- a CDS encoding tetratricopeptide repeat protein, protein MTTSNSSLPATQLNRTKLDSSRSLLNKRGRGLPLGDGLLTAGESVEATAHQLLREGTAEYHAGRPKQAVQPLTEASERFVDLGDNSGLIESLLALGRVQRDLGQLEEASERFTNVLELAEAENDAGSLADALNLKAGVLSALGDYVGALEHLEQGLVIANQKGLAERQANILSNIGSLHTQLSDFPRALESLKAAYELIGRVAPGTRSEAINLISLGHLYRDMGDDDEAQEFYAKARELGRKADDRMVEVVSLNSLANVFGRSNEWPHARELYYEALEMSRGLGVRQYEIDNLDGLGQVYAALGEYDQAREAHGQALAISREIGDHEGEVDALINLGRDYLALDLPARARERLEEGLGLANSIDRKRAIYDAHELLSTAYEREGDLALALHHEREFHRVEKEVFNEESERRSQQLAVQFELERARHEAEAYRLEVLEQAREEAEERVIARTRELEEAQLEIVTRLAIAAEYRDDETGEHTWRVGRNAAAIARALGWSEDECKVLSSAARLHDVGKIGVRDAVLLKPDALDGDEFDLMRAHTTIGASILSGGQSRLLRLAEEIALAHHERWDGKGYPLGLARDAIPMAARIVSVADVLDALIHERPYKRAWSTSEALAEIRRHSGSQFDPQVVEACMAVFSDSGELSPLDAAPDGRGRFLAERARRHAVQNVAGLGRHFGKVLAERTYELEAARREAEVAAMKMKEMAFSDPLTGLKNRRAFETDLESEINRAQRFGDRVAVLTIDLDALKQTNDSLGHEVGDELLCQFGKAIERHLDGLGRVYRVGGDEFSAILANSQVSEVHDILSQVELAVETVRERGHSIVGASAGLAVYPDEAGSPADLTRLSDQRMYRNKLERREVRAANAA, encoded by the coding sequence ATGACAACCTCCAACAGCTCCCTTCCCGCTACTCAACTGAATCGAACCAAGCTCGACTCCTCCCGCTCGCTGCTCAACAAGCGCGGCCGCGGACTGCCACTGGGCGACGGCCTGCTGACGGCCGGTGAGAGCGTGGAGGCCACCGCACACCAGCTGCTCCGCGAAGGTACCGCCGAGTATCACGCCGGAAGGCCCAAGCAGGCCGTTCAGCCACTCACCGAAGCGAGTGAACGGTTCGTCGACCTGGGGGATAACTCCGGTCTCATCGAGTCGCTCCTGGCGCTAGGCAGGGTGCAGCGCGACCTGGGCCAACTGGAGGAGGCCTCCGAGCGATTCACCAACGTACTCGAGCTGGCAGAGGCGGAGAACGACGCCGGCTCGCTGGCCGATGCTCTCAACCTCAAGGCCGGTGTCCTCAGCGCCCTGGGTGACTACGTCGGCGCGCTCGAACACCTCGAGCAGGGCCTCGTGATCGCCAACCAGAAGGGGCTCGCCGAACGGCAGGCGAACATCCTCAGCAACATCGGCAGCCTCCATACCCAGCTGAGCGATTTCCCGCGCGCGCTCGAGAGCCTCAAGGCCGCCTACGAGCTCATCGGCCGTGTCGCGCCGGGAACGCGGAGCGAGGCGATCAACCTCATCAGCCTCGGACACCTCTATCGGGACATGGGCGATGACGATGAGGCTCAGGAGTTCTACGCCAAGGCCCGTGAGTTGGGTCGCAAGGCCGACGACCGGATGGTCGAGGTAGTGTCCCTCAACAGCCTCGCCAACGTGTTCGGACGCAGCAACGAGTGGCCGCACGCCCGGGAGCTCTACTACGAAGCGCTCGAGATGTCCCGCGGGCTGGGCGTGCGCCAGTACGAGATCGACAACCTCGACGGCCTCGGGCAGGTCTACGCGGCGCTGGGCGAGTACGACCAGGCGCGCGAGGCCCACGGGCAGGCCCTGGCCATCTCCCGCGAGATCGGGGACCACGAAGGTGAAGTGGACGCCCTGATCAACCTCGGCCGCGACTACCTCGCCCTCGACCTGCCGGCGAGGGCGCGCGAACGGCTCGAAGAGGGTCTGGGGCTGGCGAACAGCATCGATCGCAAGCGCGCCATCTACGACGCTCACGAGCTCCTCTCGACCGCTTACGAGCGCGAAGGCGACCTCGCCCTCGCCCTCCACCACGAACGCGAGTTCCACCGGGTCGAGAAGGAGGTCTTCAACGAGGAGAGCGAGCGGCGCTCCCAGCAGTTGGCCGTCCAGTTCGAACTGGAACGTGCCCGGCACGAGGCCGAGGCCTATCGCCTCGAGGTGCTGGAGCAGGCCAGGGAAGAGGCCGAGGAGCGGGTGATCGCCCGCACTCGCGAGCTCGAGGAGGCCCAGCTCGAGATAGTCACCCGGCTGGCCATCGCCGCCGAGTATCGCGACGACGAGACCGGCGAGCACACCTGGCGGGTGGGCCGGAACGCCGCGGCGATCGCGCGTGCACTGGGCTGGTCGGAGGATGAGTGCAAGGTTCTCTCCTCGGCGGCTCGGCTTCACGACGTGGGCAAGATCGGGGTCCGGGACGCGGTCCTGCTCAAGCCCGATGCGCTCGACGGCGACGAATTCGACCTGATGAGGGCGCACACCACGATCGGCGCCAGCATCCTTTCGGGCGGGCAGTCGCGGCTGCTGCGGCTGGCAGAGGAGATCGCCCTGGCGCACCATGAGCGCTGGGACGGGAAGGGTTATCCGTTGGGCCTGGCCCGCGACGCCATCCCCATGGCCGCCCGGATCGTCTCCGTAGCCGACGTGCTCGACGCCCTCATCCATGAGCGCCCCTACAAGCGGGCCTGGTCGACGTCCGAGGCTCTGGCCGAGATACGGCGTCACAGCGGATCGCAGTTCGATCCCCAGGTGGTCGAGGCGTGCATGGCGGTGTTCAGCGACAGCGGTGAACTCTCTCCGCTCGACGCCGCCCCCGACGGACGCGGCAGGTTCCTCGCCGAGCGGGCCAGACGCCACGCGGTGCAGAACGTCGCGGGGCTAGGACGCCACTTCGGCAAGGTCCTGGCCGAACGCACCTACGAACTGGAAGCGGCGCGCCGTGAGGCCGAGGTCGCCGCCATGAAGATGAAGGAGATGGCGTTCAGCGACCCCCTGACCGGCCTCAAGAATCGCCGCGCGTTCGAAACCGACCTCGAGAGCGAGATCAACCGGGCGCAGCGCTTCGGCGACCGGGTGGCTGTCCTGACTATCGACCTGGACGCCCTCAAGCAGACCAACGACAGCCTCGGTCACGAGGTCGGGGACGAACTCCTCTGCCAGTTCGGCAAGGCGATCGAGAGGCACCTGGACGGGCTGGGCAGAGTCTACCGGGTAGGAGGCGACGAGTTCTCGGCGATTCTCGCCAACTCCCAGGTTTCCGAGGTCCACGACATCCTGTCGCAGGTCGAGCTGGCGGTCGAAACGGTGCGGGAGAGGGGCCACAGCATCGTGGGCGCGAGCGCGGGGCTGGCGGTCTACCCGGACGAAGCCGGCTCTCCGGCCGACCTGACCCGCCTGAGCGATCAGCGGATGTACCGCAACAAGCTCGAGCGCCGCGAGGTCAGGGCGGCGAACGCCGCCTGA
- a CDS encoding HD domain-containing phosphohydrolase → MKTRYSDEAASRTGTRERPEREGRAQENGTCAILQDRGWGAPPLGDPFALRNDLTDRARYEIEALTLERNLEMENAQRDMVARLALAGEYRDDGTGEHPRRVGRNAAAIAHELGWPDDEVALLESAALLHDVGKIGIRDVVLLKPGKLTDREFEHMKAHTTIGARILSGGKSRLLRLAEEIALSHHERWDGEGYPLGLAGTEIPLSARIVAVADVLDALTHERPYKEAWPMATALREIKSQSGKQFDPMVVRACVRVFDTEQAAEPAKWELRSTSSDRTLPGAAALVFGMPSLKH, encoded by the coding sequence GTGAAAACACGCTACTCAGACGAGGCCGCGTCCCGGACGGGGACTCGAGAACGACCAGAGAGAGAGGGCCGCGCGCAGGAGAACGGCACGTGCGCGATCCTCCAGGACCGTGGCTGGGGTGCGCCCCCTCTGGGCGACCCGTTCGCTCTGAGGAACGATCTCACCGACCGGGCCCGCTACGAGATCGAGGCGCTGACCCTCGAACGGAACCTGGAGATGGAGAACGCGCAGAGGGACATGGTCGCGCGCCTGGCGCTGGCCGGCGAGTACCGCGACGACGGCACCGGAGAGCACCCCCGCCGCGTCGGTCGCAACGCTGCTGCCATCGCCCATGAGCTCGGTTGGCCGGACGACGAGGTCGCGCTGCTCGAATCTGCCGCACTACTGCACGACGTGGGCAAGATCGGCATCCGTGACGTGGTGCTCCTCAAGCCCGGCAAGCTCACCGACAGGGAGTTCGAGCACATGAAGGCGCACACCACCATCGGCGCCCGCATACTCTCGGGCGGGAAGTCGCGCCTGCTCCGCCTCGCCGAGGAGATCGCGCTCTCGCACCACGAGCGCTGGGACGGGGAAGGCTACCCCCTGGGACTCGCCGGTACCGAGATCCCTCTGTCCGCACGGATAGTGGCGGTCGCAGACGTGCTCGACGCGCTCACCCATGAACGTCCTTACAAGGAGGCCTGGCCGATGGCCACGGCGCTCCGCGAGATCAAGAGCCAGAGCGGGAAGCAGTTCGACCCTATGGTAGTTCGCGCCTGCGTCAGGGTCTTCGACACCGAACAGGCTGCGGAACCGGCGAAGTGGGAGTTGCGGTCGACATCTTCGGACCGCACCCTGCCGGGAGCCGCGGCACTGGTGTTCGGAATGCCCTCCCTCAAGCACTAG